In Synechococcus sp. KORDI-100, a single window of DNA contains:
- a CDS encoding aminotransferase class I/II-fold pyridoxal phosphate-dependent enzyme yields MRISNRLEALGNGVFARTDERKRLYRCSAQHGHGPGLIDLSLGSSDLPPPDRVLQAMAEAMHRPGTSSYCLHAGTAPFRQAVAAWCQRRFDVEVDPDREVQLLIGSQEGTAHLPLAILNPGDAALMLDPSYPSHRGGLVLAGAEVISLRLDHDTAWLPQLDRLPLSAWERIKLFVLGYPHNPTARVGNQALLDQIMALGCRHDAVIANDNPYVDLALDGQAPTLLHSPGWRQRGIEFFSLSKGWCLGGFRLAFAVGAEPLITALRQLKGVVDFNQSLALQQGAICALEACQHWPAQLRDTYRERRDGVVSAFQAHGWRVPQPEVGMYIWMPMPVRALELGWSDERCASELLERSGVALTPGSGFGAAGRGWLRMALVRPLSELQQAVTRLVDAQDALA; encoded by the coding sequence ATGCGCATCTCTAACCGTCTCGAGGCTCTCGGGAATGGGGTTTTCGCCCGAACCGACGAGCGCAAGCGTCTTTACCGATGCAGCGCGCAGCACGGCCATGGTCCCGGGCTGATCGATCTATCGCTCGGTTCCTCTGATCTGCCACCGCCGGACCGGGTTCTGCAGGCGATGGCCGAAGCGATGCATCGTCCAGGCACATCCTCGTACTGCCTCCACGCCGGTACAGCACCATTCCGTCAGGCCGTTGCTGCCTGGTGTCAGCGCCGATTTGACGTCGAGGTCGATCCTGACCGAGAGGTGCAGCTGTTGATCGGCTCTCAGGAGGGAACGGCGCATCTGCCACTGGCGATCCTCAATCCCGGCGATGCGGCGTTGATGCTTGATCCCAGCTATCCATCCCATCGCGGCGGTCTTGTCCTCGCGGGCGCGGAGGTCATCAGCCTGCGTCTCGATCACGACACGGCATGGCTGCCACAACTAGATCGCCTGCCCCTCAGTGCCTGGGAACGCATCAAGTTGTTCGTCCTCGGCTATCCCCACAACCCCACGGCCCGGGTCGGAAATCAGGCTCTGCTGGATCAGATCATGGCTCTGGGCTGTCGCCATGACGCGGTGATTGCCAACGACAATCCCTACGTGGACCTCGCCCTCGATGGACAGGCTCCAACCCTGTTGCACAGTCCAGGCTGGCGCCAGCGAGGGATCGAATTTTTCTCCTTGTCGAAGGGTTGGTGTCTGGGAGGGTTCAGGCTCGCTTTCGCGGTTGGAGCCGAGCCCCTGATCACTGCGCTGCGACAGCTGAAAGGCGTGGTGGATTTCAATCAATCCCTTGCTCTCCAGCAGGGAGCCATCTGTGCTCTTGAGGCCTGTCAGCACTGGCCCGCGCAGCTGCGGGACACCTATCGCGAGCGACGCGACGGGGTCGTTTCCGCGTTCCAAGCCCACGGTTGGCGAGTGCCGCAGCCGGAGGTCGGCATGTACATCTGGATGCCGATGCCGGTGCGGGCTTTGGAGCTTGGCTGGAGTGATGAGCGCTGCGCCTCGGAACTTCTTGAGCGCAGCGGTGTGGCGTTGACACCTGGTTCCGGTTTCGGGGCCGCTGGTCGTGGCTGGCTGCGAATGGCGCTGGTGCGACCTTTATCGGAGCTTCAGCAGGCGGTGACGCGCCTCGTCGACGCGCAGGATGCACTGGCCTGA
- a CDS encoding biotin--[acetyl-CoA-carboxylase] ligase gives MHWPEPCSGGGGLMACYRRLAGEEAEPWLLRRVPVCASTEPLLARWLQQSAAQDHSRAVVAVHQRKATGQRGRVWLAPPGGLWVSAALPWGGRPVASAGLFGLSVVAAMAECLEQRGLPVRIKWPNDLLVEGRKLAGVLPRLVHRGSQLRQVRIGFGMNVANPVPPEGIALKQLLGPAHHGVDHWGAELLLAFDRCQRRASDGSWCLAEIEQRLWSDRIQDPDDGSIWTIEGLAPDGALRLRHGSRTCCWRRWP, from the coding sequence ATGCACTGGCCTGAGCCCTGCTCCGGCGGCGGCGGGTTGATGGCCTGCTATCGACGACTGGCCGGGGAGGAGGCTGAGCCCTGGCTGCTTCGCCGGGTTCCCGTCTGTGCCAGCACGGAACCTCTGCTCGCCCGCTGGCTGCAGCAATCAGCTGCGCAGGATCATTCCCGTGCCGTCGTGGCTGTGCATCAGAGAAAGGCCACCGGGCAGCGCGGTCGGGTCTGGCTGGCCCCACCGGGCGGGCTCTGGGTCAGTGCAGCCCTGCCCTGGGGGGGACGCCCCGTTGCCAGTGCCGGATTGTTCGGACTCTCCGTGGTGGCAGCCATGGCGGAATGCCTGGAGCAGCGGGGCTTGCCCGTGCGGATCAAATGGCCGAATGACCTGCTGGTCGAGGGACGCAAGCTGGCTGGAGTGCTGCCGCGCCTGGTGCATCGCGGGTCGCAGCTGCGTCAGGTTCGGATCGGTTTCGGGATGAATGTGGCCAATCCCGTTCCACCCGAAGGCATTGCGCTGAAGCAATTGCTGGGACCAGCGCACCACGGGGTCGACCACTGGGGCGCTGAACTGCTGCTGGCCTTCGACCGTTGTCAGCGCCGCGCCAGCGACGGCAGTTGGTGTCTCGCTGAGATTGAACAACGTCTCTGGAGCGATCGAATTCAGGATCCAGATGACGGCAGCATCTGGACGATCGAAGGCCTGGCTCCGGACGGTGCTCTGCGGTTGCGTCATGGCTCCCGCACGTGCTGCTGGCGTCGATGGCCCTGA
- a CDS encoding M23 family metallopeptidase: MLRWLSLTWLLAVPLAPIDPGQSQLQPAQPPERFDDRLKQLEVQQLKTLGLTPQDLEKLEADRVITPQERDLNGRDALVRPVDVPSVQLACQEGALSRKECSSGVVRQMRPGRRTPRVEVEGMPGQVDSFAGSSPKTSPLTVPVSALIGSDSSFSLQSVFSVTPRPLPKLGNGDRKLLFPVVGEAFTSSGFGWRLHPVVGTWLMHAGRDFAAPEGAPVVASLSGTVVSSGLAGGYGITVVLEHDSPKRRTLYGHLSEIYVKAGQTVQQGEVIGRVGSTGLSTGPHLHFELRRPQGDGWVAIDAQELDMAPLIDTMKAEGDDPVSVLMAQLLRSLERPDDVRPTPPSG; encoded by the coding sequence GTGCTGCGCTGGTTGTCGCTGACCTGGTTGCTGGCTGTTCCCCTGGCGCCCATTGATCCCGGCCAGAGCCAGCTGCAGCCTGCCCAACCTCCGGAGCGTTTTGACGACAGGCTCAAGCAGCTTGAGGTGCAACAACTGAAAACACTGGGTCTGACGCCCCAGGATCTGGAGAAACTTGAGGCGGATCGGGTGATCACGCCCCAGGAACGGGATCTGAATGGCCGCGACGCCCTGGTCCGCCCAGTGGATGTTCCCTCTGTTCAGCTGGCCTGCCAGGAGGGCGCCCTGTCCCGTAAGGAGTGTTCCTCCGGCGTTGTGCGGCAGATGAGACCAGGACGCCGAACCCCCAGGGTTGAGGTGGAAGGAATGCCAGGCCAGGTCGATTCCTTCGCTGGATCCAGTCCCAAAACATCACCGTTGACCGTCCCCGTCTCAGCGCTGATCGGGTCGGACAGCAGTTTTAGCTTGCAGTCGGTCTTCTCGGTCACACCGAGGCCACTGCCAAAGCTGGGCAATGGAGACCGCAAGCTGCTGTTTCCGGTGGTGGGCGAAGCGTTCACCAGCAGTGGATTCGGCTGGCGTCTGCACCCCGTGGTCGGCACCTGGCTGATGCATGCCGGCCGCGACTTCGCAGCACCAGAGGGCGCTCCCGTCGTTGCATCACTGTCGGGGACCGTCGTGAGCAGCGGTTTGGCAGGGGGCTACGGGATCACGGTGGTGCTGGAGCACGACAGTCCCAAGCGTCGGACGTTGTACGGCCATCTTTCAGAGATCTATGTGAAAGCTGGACAGACGGTGCAGCAGGGTGAGGTGATCGGCCGTGTCGGCAGCACGGGTCTGAGCACCGGCCCTCACCTGCATTTCGAGTTGCGTCGCCCTCAGGGTGATGGATGGGTCGCCATCGACGCTCAGGAGCTGGACATGGCTCCCCTGATCGACACCATGAAAGCCGAGGGAGATGATCCCGTCTCAGTCCTGATGGCCCAGCTGCTCCGTTCCCTGGAACGTCCTGACGATGTCAGGCCGACTCCTCCCTCAGGATGA
- a CDS encoding response regulator transcription factor, which yields MASGSQPRLRVLVVDDEAKLTELLRLELDVEGYDVYVASDGAGGLIRSRTEPLPDLIILDWNLPDFSGIDICQRIRAGGVTTPILMLTGHDEITDRVKALDAGVDDYLIKPFSIDELMARLRAMRRRAESFSAASGPDGQPERLQVADLTMDTRTRDVSRAGRTIHLSVKEYELLNFLMRGAGRVLERSEIMRGVWGENFYGDDNLLDVYIRYLRQKIEDKTTSPLIHTIRGVGFILREESA from the coding sequence ATGGCTTCTGGGTCGCAGCCACGCCTCCGCGTTCTCGTGGTGGACGACGAAGCGAAACTGACCGAACTTCTCAGGCTTGAGCTTGATGTCGAGGGTTACGACGTTTACGTCGCCAGTGACGGAGCGGGCGGACTGATCCGATCCCGTACGGAACCCTTGCCGGATCTGATCATCCTGGATTGGAATCTGCCGGATTTCAGTGGAATCGATATCTGCCAGCGCATCCGGGCAGGAGGGGTGACAACACCGATCCTGATGCTCACCGGCCACGACGAGATCACCGATCGGGTGAAAGCCCTCGATGCCGGGGTGGATGACTATCTGATCAAGCCGTTTTCCATCGACGAGCTGATGGCACGGCTGAGGGCCATGCGCCGTCGTGCCGAATCCTTTTCCGCAGCGTCGGGACCGGATGGTCAACCAGAGCGTCTGCAGGTGGCCGACCTGACGATGGACACCCGCACAAGAGATGTCTCCCGGGCAGGGCGAACCATTCACTTGTCCGTCAAGGAATATGAGTTGTTGAACTTTTTGATGCGCGGCGCCGGCAGGGTTCTGGAGCGCTCGGAAATCATGCGCGGAGTCTGGGGGGAGAATTTCTACGGAGACGACAACCTGCTCGACGTCTACATCCGCTATCTGCGACAGAAGATCGAGGACAAAACCACATCACCTCTGATTCACACCATCCGTGGTGTTGGATTCATCCTGAGGGAGGAGTCGGCCTGA
- a CDS encoding PAS domain S-box protein: protein MSQSWSVEAIGRLREQQDLPFVRADSNGLVMELNQRFREIYGWSDDDLLGQSLGLILPPSFRDSHHAGFARFKLTEVSRVLNHPLKLATYCADGRAIESEHFIVAEKHADGSWSFAATLRPLS from the coding sequence ATGTCTCAATCCTGGTCGGTTGAAGCGATCGGTCGACTGCGTGAACAACAGGATCTTCCCTTTGTGCGTGCCGACTCCAATGGATTGGTGATGGAGCTCAATCAACGCTTCCGGGAAATTTACGGATGGTCGGACGACGATCTCCTGGGTCAGTCGCTCGGGCTGATTCTGCCGCCGTCCTTCCGCGATTCTCACCATGCCGGATTCGCCCGTTTCAAGCTCACAGAGGTCTCCAGGGTGCTGAATCATCCACTGAAGCTGGCGACCTACTGCGCTGATGGTCGGGCGATTGAAAGCGAGCATTTCATCGTTGCCGAAAAGCATGCGGACGGCAGCTGGTCCTTTGCGGCGACCTTGCGACCCCTGTCGTGA
- a CDS encoding cell wall metabolism sensor histidine kinase WalK: protein MNSPSPASEPASEPALVEQLRQSLGMLQVAFDAAVESMLIIDGDRRVHWANQASASLLVDGLPIQVMNRCLDDLVTLHLPDGPSIQHDHPLHPSQPLPLREGEERLDLSLAAGIRTSALQVRWQPVAILHAKDHLLITIRDLSPEQKALLQQQRFMTDLSHELRTPLTIISGSLKRLRRDSDPHQPAHRHLIRAEEETLRIHRLLEHLSLMTQLEVDPDWLGVREQPLLPVLRQWFDGIPDACQQRLSIAWGGLSSADLVRIDANALAIVLDQLVENAIQHGADAGQILMTIGCPGPGNSDSYTLQISSSGFGETVGRTTLDAWLLPFVRSPGRRSETNAEGAGLGLAIVDRLVQAWGGSLQLDQRSDPDEPSLTVTSVTLTMPFTAKPLPSAAQGDEGKDPV, encoded by the coding sequence GTGAACTCCCCGTCTCCCGCTTCAGAACCTGCCTCTGAACCAGCTCTGGTTGAACAGCTGAGACAGTCCCTCGGAATGTTGCAGGTTGCTTTTGATGCGGCTGTGGAATCGATGTTGATCATCGATGGCGATCGCCGGGTTCACTGGGCCAACCAGGCCTCAGCGTCACTGCTGGTGGATGGTCTTCCCATTCAGGTGATGAATCGTTGCCTTGATGACCTGGTGACGCTTCACCTGCCGGATGGTCCGTCGATTCAGCACGACCATCCGCTTCACCCATCCCAGCCTTTGCCGCTCAGGGAAGGAGAGGAACGCCTGGACCTGTCGCTTGCCGCAGGGATCCGGACGTCAGCCCTGCAGGTGCGATGGCAACCGGTCGCCATCCTGCACGCCAAGGATCACCTGCTGATCACCATTCGTGATCTCAGTCCTGAGCAGAAGGCCTTGCTGCAGCAACAGCGCTTCATGACGGACCTCAGCCATGAACTGAGAACGCCGCTCACGATCATTTCGGGAAGCCTCAAGCGCCTCAGACGCGACAGCGATCCACATCAGCCTGCCCATCGACATCTGATTCGTGCCGAGGAAGAAACTCTGCGGATTCACCGCCTTCTCGAGCATCTGTCGTTGATGACCCAGCTGGAGGTGGATCCCGATTGGCTCGGAGTCCGGGAGCAGCCTCTCCTGCCCGTTCTTCGGCAGTGGTTTGACGGCATTCCCGACGCCTGTCAACAGCGATTGTCGATTGCGTGGGGTGGCCTGTCTTCGGCAGATCTTGTCCGGATTGATGCCAATGCCCTGGCGATTGTTCTGGACCAATTGGTCGAGAATGCGATTCAGCACGGTGCCGACGCTGGACAGATCCTGATGACGATTGGCTGCCCTGGCCCTGGCAACAGCGACAGCTACACACTTCAGATCTCGAGTTCCGGGTTCGGGGAAACAGTGGGGCGCACCACGCTTGACGCCTGGCTGTTGCCCTTCGTGCGTTCGCCCGGCCGGCGCAGTGAGACCAATGCCGAAGGGGCGGGACTGGGCCTGGCGATCGTGGACAGGCTGGTTCAGGCCTGGGGAGGCTCGCTGCAGCTCGACCAGCGGTCTGACCCCGACGAACCATCCCTGACCGTGACATCTGTGACCCTCACCATGCCCTTCACAGCGAAGCCGTTGCCCTCAGCAGCTCAGGGAGACGAAGGAAAAGATCCGGTTTGA
- a CDS encoding response regulator gives MQDVGREITVAVVEDNPRIRELLQEEISDEGHRFLSFGTAEEFLKAIQDNDLTVDLVLLDVMLPGMDGLSCLRHLKQNNRPNHHDQAPKIVIVTALNDEDKRRQAMADGAEDYVLKPDLFLRLPELLRATASL, from the coding sequence ATGCAAGACGTGGGGCGGGAGATCACGGTGGCAGTTGTGGAGGACAACCCACGCATCCGCGAACTGCTGCAGGAGGAAATCAGCGACGAAGGACACCGTTTCCTGTCGTTCGGGACGGCGGAGGAGTTCCTCAAGGCCATCCAGGACAACGACCTGACGGTAGATCTCGTCCTCCTCGATGTGATGCTGCCTGGTATGGACGGGCTGAGCTGCCTGCGCCATCTAAAGCAGAACAACAGGCCCAACCACCATGATCAGGCTCCGAAGATTGTCATCGTGACTGCCCTCAACGACGAGGACAAACGCCGCCAGGCCATGGCGGATGGGGCCGAGGATTATGTCCTCAAACCGGATCTTTTCCTTCGTCTCCCTGAGCTGCTGAGGGCAACGGCTTCGCTGTGA
- a CDS encoding ABC transporter ATP-binding protein → MADPLKNTSGRAVAELIGISKVYGQGDLTVKALDQLDLIVREGDYMAVMGASGSGKSTAMNILGCLDRPSSGCYRLNGVAVEQLDDDALADLRNHSLGFVFQQFHLLPQATALENVMLPMIYAGVPLEERSHRAREALIRVGLGQRLDNRPNQLSGGQQQRVAIARAIINRPSLLLADEPTGALDSNTTAEVLDLFDDLHGQGITLVMVTHEDDVAARARQLARFQDGRIVEMLSTRQPLKLS, encoded by the coding sequence TTGGCTGATCCTCTGAAGAACACCTCCGGCCGAGCTGTCGCCGAACTGATCGGCATCAGCAAGGTTTACGGCCAGGGAGATCTCACCGTCAAAGCTCTCGATCAGCTTGATCTGATCGTTCGGGAAGGGGATTACATGGCCGTAATGGGGGCCTCCGGGTCCGGCAAGAGCACCGCGATGAACATCCTTGGCTGTCTCGACCGCCCAAGCAGTGGCTGCTATCGACTGAACGGCGTGGCGGTGGAGCAGCTCGACGATGACGCCCTCGCCGACCTGCGCAACCATTCCCTTGGTTTCGTGTTTCAGCAGTTTCATCTGCTCCCCCAGGCAACGGCCCTTGAAAACGTGATGCTGCCGATGATCTACGCAGGCGTTCCGCTTGAAGAGCGGAGCCATCGAGCCCGTGAAGCGTTGATTCGAGTCGGTCTCGGGCAACGGCTCGACAACCGACCCAACCAGCTCTCTGGAGGACAGCAACAACGGGTTGCCATTGCTCGGGCCATCATCAATCGTCCTTCCCTGTTGCTGGCGGACGAACCCACCGGCGCCCTCGACTCCAACACCACAGCGGAAGTGCTGGATCTGTTCGACGACCTGCATGGCCAGGGCATCACACTGGTAATGGTCACCCACGAAGATGATGTCGCCGCTCGAGCCCGCCAGCTGGCACGCTTTCAGGACGGACGGATTGTCGAGATGCTGAGCACCAGACAGCCTCTGAAACTGTCCTGA
- a CDS encoding NAD(P)H-quinone oxidoreductase subunit N, translating to MPEMGALLFATQAMAAPGELLNLSLNATAVLPEAAVLFAMIATLLVDLAGEQVAARWVPPICYLGLGGSLLLLALQWNGPLEPAFLGAFLADNLAVAFRAVIALSTLLSLLISWRYAEQSGTPVGEYAAILLAATLGAMLLCGATDLVSVFISLETLSVASYLLSGYMKRDARSSEAALKYLLVGSAAAAVFLYGSSLLYGLSGSTSLETIGAALQTSTTPLAALALVFVLATVAFKIAAVPFHQWTPDVYEGSPTPVVAFLSVGSKAAGFALALRILVGCFGAFDGQWKLLFTVLAVLSMTLGNVVALAQTSMKRMLAYSSIGQAGFVMIGMVCGTEDGFAAMVLYMAAYLFMNLGAFACIILFSIRTGSDRISDYAGLYQKDPLITLGLSLCLLSLGGIPPMLGFFGKIYLFFAGWADHQYLLVVVGLITSVVSIYYYISVIKMMVVKEPQEASDVVKNYPEVRWSLLGMQPLRTALIGCVVVTAVGGILSNPLFQWANAAVSGTPLLQQAIASSGLSGLG from the coding sequence ATGCCCGAGATGGGTGCCCTCCTGTTCGCCACCCAAGCCATGGCTGCCCCAGGTGAACTCCTCAATCTGTCCCTAAATGCCACGGCGGTGCTCCCGGAAGCGGCCGTGCTGTTCGCCATGATCGCCACGTTGCTGGTGGACCTTGCCGGCGAGCAGGTTGCAGCCCGCTGGGTTCCTCCGATCTGCTATCTGGGCCTCGGAGGCTCATTGCTTCTGCTGGCTCTCCAATGGAATGGGCCACTGGAGCCTGCATTCCTGGGTGCCTTTCTGGCCGACAACCTGGCGGTTGCCTTTCGGGCCGTCATTGCCCTGTCCACCCTTCTTTCGCTGCTGATCAGCTGGCGTTACGCCGAGCAGAGCGGCACGCCCGTCGGCGAATACGCCGCCATCCTGCTGGCAGCCACCCTCGGGGCGATGCTGCTCTGCGGCGCCACCGATCTGGTGAGCGTGTTCATCTCTCTGGAGACCCTTTCGGTCGCGAGCTACCTGCTGTCGGGCTACATGAAACGCGATGCCAGAAGCTCAGAGGCGGCGCTCAAGTACCTGCTTGTCGGCTCGGCAGCAGCCGCTGTCTTTTTGTATGGCTCATCCCTGCTCTACGGATTGAGCGGCAGCACCAGTCTGGAAACCATCGGTGCAGCTCTTCAAACCAGCACCACCCCGCTGGCCGCCCTGGCTCTCGTATTCGTTCTCGCAACCGTGGCCTTCAAGATCGCTGCTGTCCCATTCCACCAGTGGACTCCAGACGTTTACGAGGGATCACCCACCCCTGTGGTCGCCTTCCTCTCCGTGGGTTCAAAAGCCGCAGGTTTCGCCCTGGCCCTGAGGATTCTGGTGGGCTGCTTCGGTGCATTCGATGGCCAGTGGAAGCTTCTCTTCACCGTGCTTGCCGTGCTGAGCATGACGCTGGGCAACGTCGTGGCCCTGGCTCAAACCTCGATGAAACGGATGCTGGCTTACAGCTCCATCGGTCAGGCCGGCTTCGTGATGATCGGCATGGTCTGCGGCACGGAGGACGGCTTCGCGGCAATGGTGCTTTACATGGCCGCCTACCTGTTCATGAATCTTGGGGCCTTCGCCTGCATCATCCTGTTCTCGATTCGCACGGGAAGCGACCGGATTTCAGATTATGCAGGTCTCTATCAGAAGGATCCTCTGATCACCCTCGGGCTCAGTCTCTGCCTGCTCTCACTTGGTGGGATTCCCCCGATGCTGGGGTTCTTCGGAAAGATCTACCTCTTCTTCGCAGGCTGGGCCGATCACCAGTATCTGCTGGTGGTGGTCGGCCTGATCACCTCGGTGGTCTCGATCTATTACTACATCTCTGTGATCAAGATGATGGTGGTGAAGGAGCCCCAGGAGGCGTCCGACGTCGTCAAGAACTATCCGGAGGTGCGCTGGTCCCTCCTCGGCATGCAGCCGCTGCGGACCGCTCTGATCGGATGTGTTGTGGTTACCGCTGTCGGTGGAATCCTCTCCAACCCTCTGTTCCAGTGGGCCAATGCGGCCGTCAGCGGAACACCTCTGCTCCAGCAGGCCATCGCCTCGAGTGGTTTGAGCGGTCTTGGCTGA
- the topA gene encoding type I DNA topoisomerase, with translation MAHTLVIVESPTKARTIRGFLPKGFQVEASMGHVRDLPNNASEIPASAKGQKWANLGVNTEADFEPLYVVPKDKKKIVRELKDALKGAEQLLLATDEDREGESISWHLLQLLSPKVPVKRMVFHEITKEAIGKALDQTRELDMELVHAQETRRILDRLVGYTLSPLLWKKVAWGLSAGRVQSVAVRLLVQRERSRRAFRSGSYWDLKAQLELAGSGFEAKLTHVDGRRIASGSDFDESTGGLKSGSDVRLLSEQEARALAEKVTSSAWTVDSVEEKPTIRKPVPPFTTSTLQQEANRKLRLSARETMRCAQGLYERGFITYMRTDSVHLSDQAISASRRCVEDLYGKDYLSKGPRQYSTKARNAQEAHEAIRPAGESFRTPGDTGLDGRDLAVYELIWKRTVASQMAEARLTMLSVDLSAAGAAFRASGKRIDFPGFFRAYVEGSDDPDAALEGQEVLLPTLAVGDGPTPKQVEPLGHQTQPPARFSEASLVKMLEKEGIGRPSTYASIIGTIVDRGYSTLQGNALTPSFTAFAVTALLEEHFPDLVDTSFTARMETTLDEISHGKVQWLPYLEGFFKGDEGLENQVQQREGDIDPGASRTIDLEGLTSVVRIGRFGAYLEAKRVSDDGEEELIKATLPREITPADLDEEQAELILKHKADGPEALGEDPETGDLIYLLFGQYGHYVQRGQVSDENPKPKRASLPKGSKPEDLSLDDALGLLRLPRLLGDHPDGGRVQAGLGRFGPYVVWDKGKGDKDYRSLKGEDDVLAIGLSRALELLAMPKRGRGGRTALKDLGKPEGSGETIQVYDGPYGLYVKQGKVNASLPEGKTADDISLEEAVELLGAKAASKKGSTRKAASTTKKSAGRKPAAKKGAEPQPKTRKLPGTTRTGKPRAGAVRVIRPADN, from the coding sequence TTGGCGCACACCCTCGTCATCGTTGAAAGCCCCACGAAGGCCCGAACCATCCGCGGCTTCCTGCCGAAGGGGTTCCAGGTTGAGGCGTCGATGGGTCATGTTCGCGATCTGCCCAACAACGCCAGTGAGATCCCCGCTTCTGCCAAAGGTCAGAAATGGGCGAATCTCGGCGTGAACACCGAGGCCGATTTCGAGCCCCTCTATGTAGTCCCGAAGGACAAGAAAAAGATCGTCCGCGAGCTGAAGGACGCCCTCAAGGGAGCCGAACAGCTGCTGCTCGCCACGGACGAGGACCGCGAAGGGGAGAGCATCAGCTGGCATCTGCTGCAGTTGCTCTCCCCCAAGGTGCCGGTCAAGCGGATGGTGTTTCACGAGATCACCAAGGAGGCGATCGGCAAGGCACTGGATCAGACCCGTGAGCTCGACATGGAGTTGGTGCATGCCCAGGAGACCAGGCGGATTCTGGATCGTCTCGTGGGGTACACCCTCTCGCCGCTGCTGTGGAAAAAGGTGGCCTGGGGGCTGTCGGCTGGTCGGGTGCAATCGGTTGCCGTTCGACTTCTGGTTCAGAGGGAACGGTCCAGACGCGCGTTCCGCAGCGGCAGCTACTGGGATCTCAAGGCGCAGCTTGAACTTGCTGGAAGTGGCTTCGAAGCGAAACTTACCCACGTGGACGGCCGTCGCATCGCCAGTGGCAGCGATTTCGACGAAAGCACCGGTGGTCTCAAATCAGGCAGTGACGTACGCCTGCTGAGTGAGCAGGAGGCCCGTGCACTGGCTGAAAAGGTCACCTCCAGTGCCTGGACGGTGGATTCGGTGGAAGAGAAGCCCACGATTCGCAAGCCGGTTCCTCCTTTCACCACCAGCACTCTCCAGCAGGAGGCCAACCGCAAGCTCCGCCTCTCGGCTCGCGAAACCATGCGTTGTGCGCAGGGTCTCTATGAGCGCGGTTTCATCACCTACATGCGCACCGATTCGGTGCATCTCTCCGATCAGGCGATCAGCGCTTCTCGTCGCTGCGTTGAAGACCTCTATGGCAAGGATTACCTCAGCAAGGGGCCGCGGCAGTACAGCACCAAAGCGCGCAATGCCCAGGAGGCCCATGAAGCCATTCGCCCGGCAGGGGAGAGCTTCCGCACGCCGGGGGATACCGGTCTCGACGGCCGTGATCTCGCGGTGTACGAGCTGATCTGGAAACGCACGGTGGCCAGTCAGATGGCCGAAGCCAGGTTGACGATGCTCTCCGTCGATTTGAGTGCTGCAGGGGCGGCCTTCCGCGCCAGCGGCAAGCGCATCGACTTCCCGGGATTTTTCCGCGCCTACGTCGAAGGCAGCGACGATCCCGATGCAGCTCTTGAGGGGCAGGAAGTGCTGCTGCCAACCCTCGCAGTCGGTGATGGGCCGACGCCGAAACAGGTTGAACCGCTTGGGCACCAGACCCAGCCGCCGGCCCGGTTCAGCGAGGCGTCGCTGGTGAAAATGCTTGAGAAGGAGGGGATCGGCCGTCCATCGACCTATGCCTCCATCATCGGAACGATTGTTGATCGCGGCTATTCCACCCTCCAGGGCAATGCCCTGACGCCGAGTTTCACGGCCTTTGCGGTGACAGCCCTTCTGGAGGAGCATTTCCCGGATCTCGTCGACACCAGCTTCACCGCTCGGATGGAGACCACCCTCGATGAGATCTCTCACGGCAAGGTGCAGTGGCTTCCCTACCTCGAGGGTTTCTTCAAGGGCGATGAAGGCCTTGAGAATCAGGTGCAGCAGAGGGAAGGTGACATTGACCCCGGCGCCTCACGCACGATCGACCTCGAAGGGCTCACAAGCGTTGTCCGTATCGGACGGTTCGGTGCCTACCTGGAAGCGAAGCGCGTCAGTGATGACGGAGAAGAGGAACTGATCAAGGCCACCCTTCCACGAGAAATCACCCCAGCTGATCTCGATGAAGAGCAAGCTGAGCTGATCCTGAAGCACAAGGCGGATGGTCCGGAAGCTCTGGGGGAGGATCCCGAGACCGGGGATCTGATCTATCTGCTGTTCGGTCAGTACGGCCACTATGTCCAGCGTGGCCAGGTCAGTGATGAGAATCCAAAGCCGAAGCGGGCATCCCTGCCCAAGGGTTCCAAGCCGGAGGATCTGAGTCTTGACGATGCCCTCGGCCTTCTGAGGCTCCCCCGCCTCCTCGGTGACCATCCCGATGGTGGGCGCGTGCAGGCCGGACTGGGACGTTTCGGTCCCTATGTGGTCTGGGACAAGGGCAAGGGGGACAAGGACTATCGCTCTCTGAAAGGAGAGGATGATGTGCTGGCCATCGGTCTCAGCCGAGCCCTCGAGCTGCTGGCCATGCCGAAGCGCGGGCGGGGTGGTCGAACGGCCCTCAAAGATCTCGGAAAGCCTGAGGGCAGTGGGGAAACCATCCAGGTCTATGACGGGCCTTACGGGCTTTATGTGAAGCAGGGCAAGGTCAATGCCTCCCTTCCCGAGGGCAAGACGGCCGATGACATCAGCCTCGAGGAGGCCGTAGAACTGCTCGGTGCCAAGGCGGCCTCGAAAAAAGGCAGCACCCGTAAAGCCGCATCGACCACGAAGAAGTCAGCAGGACGCAAGCCTGCGGCCAAAAAAGGGGCTGAGCCGCAGCCCAAAACCCGCAAGCTTCCAGGGACGACGAGAACCGGGAAGCCCAGGGCTGGCGCGGTGAGGGTGATCAGGCCGGCCGACAACTGA